A genomic stretch from Garra rufa unplaced genomic scaffold, GarRuf1.0 hap1_unplaced_005, whole genome shotgun sequence includes:
- the LOC141312770 gene encoding uncharacterized protein has protein sequence MSGPTALKEERGELNETEEKVQFENLNVFITGKKPFCSLQSENTSTQKRAQKARTRSFFTCFQRGKSFNEQGEFKVHMKIHTGERRFICQQCGKSFTRKGHLKDHMKIHTGEKPFICQQCGKSFSQNTNLKVHMKIHTGEKSFICQQCGKSFIQKASLKVHMEIHTGERRFICQQCGKSFSCKGYLNIHMRIHTGEKPYTCKQCGKSFSQQGHLYNHMKIHNREKADRSPQCGKSFNQNV, from the exons ATGTCTG gtccaacagcactgaaagaggagaggggagaactgaatgaaactgaagagaaagttcagtttgagaatcttaatgttttcataactggaaaaaaaccattttgttccttacagtcagaaaatacatctacccaaaaaagagctcaaaaggcaagaactaggagttttttcacttgctttcagcgtggaaagagtttcaatgaacaaggagaatttaaagtccacatgaaaattcacactggagagaggcgtttcatctgccaacagtgtggaaagagtttcactcgaaaaggacaccttaaagaccacatgaaaattcacactggagagaagcctttcatctgccaacagtgtggaaagagtttcagtcaaaatacaaaccttaaagtccatatgaaaattcacacaggagaaaagtctttcatctgccaacagtgtggaaagagtttcattcaaaaagcatcccttaaagtccacatggaaattcacacaggagagaggcgtttcatctgccaacagtgtggaaagagtttctcttgTAAAGGATACCTTAatattcacatgagaattcacactggagagaagccttacacatgcaaacagtgtggaaagagtttcagtcaacaaggacACCTTTACAACCACATGAAGATCCACAATAGAGAGAAGgctgacagatcccctcagtgtggaaagagtttcaaccaaaatgtataa